GCATGTCCCCTGCCAGTGCTGCGCTGCTGCGGTGAGACCTCACGCCCTCGCCGCCAAGAGGGCGTGCCCGAGGCCTGCATGACAGGTCTTCATGGCAATGTCGGGGGTCGTCGGCATGATCGCGTGCATGGATGTCACCTGGACGGCTGACGAGGCAGCCGCGATCCGTGCCGAGGGCAAGGAGGTCGCCCGGCTCGCGGAGGCCGGCCGCTTCCCCTTCGACGGCCGGTGGTGCGATTTCCGCCCCCCGCCCGACTGGGGCCTGCCGGGCAGGCCGACCGAACCGACCGCCACCGTCGGCCCCTGGGCGCCGAGTCACAGAGATCACTGCGCAGTTCGTACGCGGCAGGGGCCGAGACGCGCACCGTGTGGTGAGCGAGCAGCCGTGCCGTTCGGGGCCCGCGGTCGGCCGCACCTGCCGCGTGCGTGTCAGACCAGGCGTCTAGGCTGGCCATCAGACAAGTGATCAAGGAGCGGCGTAGTGCGGATAGAGCGTCACCAGGTGGGCGGGGCAGTGGTTTCGGCGGCGCGCGAGGACTTCGTGAACCGGATCGGAGGCCAGGTCCGGTCGATGTCGAAGGCCGGCCGGATGGCCACGTACGAGTGGACGTCGATCGCCGAGGAGTTTCTCGACTACCTGGGTGCCCTCTCTGTCGAAACGCCTGACCTCGACACCCCGGAGGCGAAGGCGGCGCTCAAGGACGCCACCGAAGCCGCGGCCGGCGCGGTGGCATTCGCGGCGTACTTCCCGCACTGCTCCTTCCACATCACGCTCAACTACGTGAACTTCGGCATGGGGTACGACGCCGGAGACGAGGAGGCGGCCGAGGAGAGCGTCACCCCGGGCGAGTGGATCGACGCGTTCTGTCTCGCCATCCTCTCGGACAAGGCCAAGTGGCACGGAGAGGCCTTCCACTTCGCCCGCCAGAAGTTCGGCGCCGTCGCGGACGGAACGCCCGCCGTCGAGCTCGCCAAGGGCTTCATGGCACAGGTCCTCGACGACACGGGAGACGACGACGCGGACTACCCCCCGAGCCCCCGGCAGAAGCTCGCCGCCCTCGACGCCGCGCTGGCCCGTATCCGCAGCCGGGAGGAGCAGACGGGCGAAAGCCTCCTCGACCGGCCGGACAGCGTGGCGCTCAAGACCCTGCGCGCGCTGGCCGCCGAGGACCAAGTGGGCTTCGACTCCGGACTGACCGCTCTCCTGCTGCCCTACAGCACCCTGCCTGGCCCGGGCGCCTCGGCGGGCAGCCTCCTCCCGCTCCTGCCGGTCGCCCTGGCCGCACTCGCGTACCGGACCTTGGGCTGGGCGCCGGCCCTCGAGACCGACTACCTTCCGCGCGCCCTGGTCACCGGCTTCGAGACCCGCGGCCCGCGCGTCGAAGGCTTCGGCCGCCGTCGGCGCCCGGAGGCGGTCGCCGCGCTGGCCGCCGGGCCGCTGGTGGTAGGACGGCCGACCCCCGAAAGGGCCCCGGCCCCGGAGAGCGAGGCCCTGTTCGACCAGTACACCCAGGAGGCCCTCACCCCGGTGGACGGGCAGCCCCCCGCCGTATGGCAGCTCGGGAGCGCCCTGCGCTACCAGGAGCTCCTCTTCAAGTGGCGTGCCTCGGACTCCGGCGACGTCACGGACGCCCAGCTCGCGAACCTGCGCCTGGCCTCCCAGTTGGGCGCGGCCCTGTTCCGCATCGCCCTCGCCGAGCCGGGCACCGAGGCCCGGGTGACGGTCGACGGCCGTACCCTCGGCTACCCGGCCACCCGTGGCGAGGAAGCGAGCGCGGGCAACTGGCAGACCGCCACCGCTTTCGCCCTGATCACCGGCGTACGCGAAGACCTCGCTCCGCTGGTCCTGACCGGCCCCGCCTTCACCACCGAGGACCGCTCCGCGTTCGCGTCGTACCGCGTGGCCCTCCACGACTACCTGAAGGGCGCGGACCCGGAGCCGGCGATGGAACGGGCGCTGCGGGACGTCGACAAGGCCAGGGACTGGGGCTTCTTCCCGCCGCCGGGGGCTCTCCTGTCGCAGCTCGTGGAGGGTGACGAGGAAAGCTTCAACCTCGCCCTGGCCGACGCTCTCGAAGCCCACCGCGACTACTACCGGGTCGCCGACCGCGCCGACGACCCGGACGCCCGGATCGACCTCAACGTCCTGGGCCTGGCCTGCCACGCCCGCCGCAGAGGCTGGAACGTCCGGGTCGAGTCCCCCTACCTGCCCGAGCGGTTGCTCCAGGCGGCCGAACCCTTCTGAAAGGGCTCCCCTCTATCGGGAGGCCAGTTTCCGCAGGAGCAGGGAGGAGACCGGGGTGGGCAGGGCGCGCAGCGTGCGGACCAGCGTCGCTGTGGGCCAGGGAAAGTACGCCTGCGCCGGTTCCTTCTCCAGGGCGCGTACGACGTGCCGGGCCGCCTGATCCTGGCTGATCCGGAAGGGCTTGGGCAGGCCGTCCTCGCTGATGCGCTCGGTGGCGACGAAGCCGGGGTGGATCGTGGTGAACCGGATGCCTCGGGGCGCCAGTTCGACGCGGGCGGCGTCGATGAGCGTGCGCGCGGCCGCCTTCGCCGCTGAGTACGGCCCTTGGCGGGGGATGCCCATCAGCCCGGCCAGTGAGCTGGTGTGGGCGATCAGTCCCCCGTCCTTCTGGCTTCCCATCTGCCCGATCAGCGGGATGAGGTAGTTGACGACGACGTCGTAGTTCAACGCCATGATCCGTGAGACGTCGTCCACGGTGACCTGGTCCATGGACATGTCCGGTCCCTGGCCGGCGTTGAGCAGGGCTATGTCGAGGGTCCCGTACTCCGCGGCCGCGGCCGCCACGACGTCGGCGGCCGCCTGCGGGTTCAGGGCGTCGGCGGCGATGTGCAGGCAGTCGCTGCCCGCGGCTCGTATCTCCTGTGCGACGGCGACCAGTTCGGGTGCGCGCCGTGCGGTGATGACGAATCGGTTGCCGCCGGGGGCGAGGTGGCGTGCCACCTCGGCGCCGATGCCCGACGAGGCCCCGACGATCAGGATGG
The sequence above is a segment of the Streptomyces asoensis genome. Coding sequences within it:
- a CDS encoding immunity 49 family protein gives rise to the protein MRIERHQVGGAVVSAAREDFVNRIGGQVRSMSKAGRMATYEWTSIAEEFLDYLGALSVETPDLDTPEAKAALKDATEAAAGAVAFAAYFPHCSFHITLNYVNFGMGYDAGDEEAAEESVTPGEWIDAFCLAILSDKAKWHGEAFHFARQKFGAVADGTPAVELAKGFMAQVLDDTGDDDADYPPSPRQKLAALDAALARIRSREEQTGESLLDRPDSVALKTLRALAAEDQVGFDSGLTALLLPYSTLPGPGASAGSLLPLLPVALAALAYRTLGWAPALETDYLPRALVTGFETRGPRVEGFGRRRRPEAVAALAAGPLVVGRPTPERAPAPESEALFDQYTQEALTPVDGQPPAVWQLGSALRYQELLFKWRASDSGDVTDAQLANLRLASQLGAALFRIALAEPGTEARVTVDGRTLGYPATRGEEASAGNWQTATAFALITGVREDLAPLVLTGPAFTTEDRSAFASYRVALHDYLKGADPEPAMERALRDVDKARDWGFFPPPGALLSQLVEGDEESFNLALADALEAHRDYYRVADRADDPDARIDLNVLGLACHARRRGWNVRVESPYLPERLLQAAEPF
- a CDS encoding SDR family NAD(P)-dependent oxidoreductase: MARITGSTILIVGASSGIGAEVARHLAPGGNRFVITARRAPELVAVAQEIRAAGSDCLHIAADALNPQAAADVVAAAAAEYGTLDIALLNAGQGPDMSMDQVTVDDVSRIMALNYDVVVNYLIPLIGQMGSQKDGGLIAHTSSLAGLMGIPRQGPYSAAKAAARTLIDAARVELAPRGIRFTTIHPGFVATERISEDGLPKPFRISQDQAARHVVRALEKEPAQAYFPWPTATLVRTLRALPTPVSSLLLRKLASR